The following proteins come from a genomic window of Thiothrix unzii:
- a CDS encoding acyltransferase family protein: MKLEQLTFTRYIAALSVVFFHYGAQIFPANIPWLNPILAAGPIAVSYFYVLSGFIMAIAYYRPGNTAPFKGGRYWLARFARIYPIYVLALLLMIGAKINGAGSDALTVSLSLSMLQAWVPGYPLTLNAPGWSISVEMFFYLCFPLLMLVVKRHHLPWLTLGMAGLWLVTQILHTSLLNTAGYQAFSPLHDFIYYHPVMHLSTFLMGFVAGVWLRLGKFQYFAQAGVNAISLIAVLSVTLLLLAWRETFINTTGIAVDYTNGLIAPLFISLIVLLAINTSALRDWLSHQWLVLLGEASFSLYILQKPLHGIYESLVGRWLDTGSASYFYLFIILLTVAAIVSFQWIETPFRRFINAFGSSSDKSGESRHRKGRLT, translated from the coding sequence GTGAAACTGGAGCAACTCACTTTTACCCGCTATATCGCGGCACTGAGCGTGGTCTTTTTTCACTACGGCGCACAGATTTTCCCAGCCAATATCCCTTGGTTGAATCCGATCCTTGCCGCTGGCCCGATTGCCGTCAGTTACTTCTATGTGCTTTCCGGGTTCATTATGGCAATTGCCTACTACCGCCCTGGCAACACCGCACCCTTTAAAGGCGGACGCTACTGGTTGGCACGCTTTGCCCGCATTTACCCTATTTACGTCTTGGCACTGTTACTCATGATTGGGGCAAAAATTAACGGTGCTGGCAGCGACGCACTCACTGTTTCACTCAGTTTGAGCATGTTACAGGCATGGGTTCCCGGTTATCCGCTGACCTTAAACGCGCCCGGCTGGTCGATTTCCGTGGAAATGTTTTTCTACCTTTGCTTTCCATTGCTAATGCTGGTGGTTAAACGCCATCACTTGCCTTGGTTAACGCTGGGCATGGCGGGCTTATGGCTGGTGACGCAAATTCTCCATACCAGCTTGCTAAATACCGCAGGCTATCAAGCTTTTAGCCCGTTGCATGACTTTATTTATTACCACCCGGTCATGCATCTCAGCACCTTTTTGATGGGCTTTGTTGCAGGTGTGTGGTTACGTCTTGGCAAGTTTCAGTATTTCGCGCAAGCTGGTGTCAACGCCATCAGCCTGATAGCCGTGTTAAGTGTTACCCTGCTGCTATTGGCGTGGCGCGAAACCTTCATTAACACAACCGGCATCGCAGTGGATTACACCAACGGGCTGATTGCACCGCTCTTTATTAGCCTTATTGTGTTACTGGCGATCAATACATCAGCATTGCGCGATTGGCTCAGTCATCAATGGCTGGTATTACTGGGTGAAGCGAGTTTTTCGCTCTATATCCTGCAAAAACCACTGCACGGCATTTATGAAAGCCTTGTCGGTCGCTGGTTAGACACCGGCAGTGCGAGCTATTTTTACCTGTTTATCATCCTACTAACTGTCGCAGCTATCGTGTCTTTTCAATGGATTGAGACCCCATTCAGACGCTTTATCAATGCATTTGGCAGTTCATCCGATAAATCTGGTGAGAGCCGTCACCGAAAAGGCAGACTTACCTAA
- a CDS encoding transposase, with amino-acid sequence MAETGETRRLLTAQSKRLNVLGFMSLDNDSFFHTVEGRVDSQAAIAAFNAFADRYAEEFAQTKIPCLVILDNAPIQTSKAFLGKREDWMLAGICLHFLPTYSPELNPIEILWRKIKYEWLPLDAYKSYKDMKELVLAILAGFGEKYTITFG; translated from the coding sequence GTGGCAGAAACGGGGGAAACACGCAGGCTACTCACAGCTCAGAGCAAACGCTTGAATGTCTTGGGTTTTATGAGCCTAGACAACGATAGTTTTTTCCACACGGTGGAAGGGCGCGTTGACTCACAAGCTGCCATCGCCGCCTTTAATGCCTTTGCTGACCGTTATGCCGAAGAATTTGCACAAACAAAAATACCTTGCTTGGTTATTCTGGATAACGCCCCGATACAAACCAGCAAAGCCTTTCTTGGTAAACGTGAAGATTGGATGTTGGCGGGAATTTGCTTACATTTTTTGCCAACCTACAGCCCTGAACTCAATCCTATCGAAATACTCTGGCGAAAAATCAAATATGAATGGTTGCCGCTGGATGCCTATAAAAGCTACAAGGACATGAAGGAACTGGTGTTAGCTATACTGGCTGGCTTTGGCGAAAAATACACGATAACTTTTGGATAA
- a CDS encoding type II toxin-antitoxin system Phd/YefM family antitoxin, with protein sequence MEQNVWQLQDAKSKFSQLVDSAIHHRPQFVTKHGSNAVVIISFEDYVKFIKPKDDLVSFFRNSPLAESEIDFSRNKDMPRDIEL encoded by the coding sequence ATGGAACAGAACGTATGGCAACTCCAAGATGCAAAAAGCAAATTCAGCCAATTAGTCGATAGTGCAATACACCACAGACCTCAGTTTGTAACTAAGCATGGGAGCAATGCTGTCGTTATCATTTCATTTGAAGACTATGTAAAATTTATTAAGCCAAAAGATGATTTGGTGTCGTTCTTCAGAAACTCGCCTCTGGCAGAAAGTGAGATTGATTTCTCAAGAAATAAAGATATGCCCAGAGATATTGAACTATGA
- a CDS encoding helix-turn-helix domain-containing protein, with translation MKFAQPIPEEIRVTLQEMYMNHPTFRCRQRAQAILLSTRGFTLAELWSILDVRRDAISEWLDRWEHEGLLGLYDRPRSGCPRIYTEAEVALLKTLVDEEPRQIKTAQTKLADLTQKVASTSTLKRLLKKSSTTSGSGCVTH, from the coding sequence ATGAAATTTGCCCAGCCGATCCCTGAAGAAATCCGCGTGACCTTGCAGGAAATGTATATGAACCACCCTACATTCCGCTGTCGTCAACGTGCGCAAGCAATTTTGTTGAGTACACGCGGCTTTACCCTTGCGGAACTGTGGTCAATCTTGGATGTACGGCGCGATGCCATCAGTGAGTGGCTCGACCGCTGGGAACATGAAGGGCTGCTGGGACTTTACGACCGTCCCCGCTCTGGTTGCCCCCGGATATACACAGAAGCTGAAGTAGCGTTGTTGAAAACCCTAGTGGACGAAGAGCCACGCCAAATCAAGACGGCTCAAACCAAACTGGCTGATCTAACCCAGAAAGTAGCCAGTACCAGCACCTTGAAACGCCTGTTAAAAAAAAGTTCCACTACCTCTGGAAGCGGATGCGTAACTCATTGA
- a CDS encoding DUF4238 domain-containing protein translates to MSKRKLIKGEKHHWWPKGLSKNWGDERGLVHRIDWSGKEVTSKPKEFGQISDGHNILFDVDTPWNSTIEHFFDEPDKKFPKIVRWLESIKRDCKDINASEISLSTDQIEDNNFDVTRECLISLIVRSPKYRNAQAAFVEHYRGELDKKERKLLIAANINQKYNMLVQHSKGAGKLGLLFSNDYEFIFGDGFYTNVGASTQSLFGVKALIPLTPNIAVIWSSPMTYSTYPRLMSMQVDREIVELVNYSVMTYSTYPRLMSMQVDREIVELVNYSVQVYSKEYLFYK, encoded by the coding sequence TTGAGCAAACGGAAATTAATAAAAGGAGAAAAGCATCATTGGTGGCCCAAAGGTCTCTCAAAAAATTGGGGGGATGAGAGAGGGTTAGTTCATCGAATCGATTGGAGCGGCAAGGAGGTTACATCAAAACCGAAAGAATTTGGACAAATATCAGATGGGCATAACATCTTGTTTGATGTTGACACCCCTTGGAACTCAACAATAGAGCACTTCTTTGATGAACCAGATAAAAAATTCCCAAAAATAGTTAGGTGGCTGGAGTCAATTAAACGAGACTGCAAAGACATCAACGCATCGGAAATTTCTCTTTCTACTGATCAAATAGAAGATAATAATTTTGACGTTACTAGAGAGTGTTTAATTTCGTTAATAGTCCGCTCACCTAAATACAGGAATGCTCAAGCCGCCTTTGTTGAGCACTATAGAGGAGAGCTTGACAAAAAAGAAAGAAAATTGCTCATAGCTGCAAATATAAACCAAAAATACAATATGCTCGTTCAACACTCAAAAGGAGCAGGGAAGCTGGGTCTATTGTTTTCCAATGATTATGAATTCATATTTGGCGATGGGTTTTATACAAATGTGGGGGCTTCTACTCAGAGCCTGTTTGGTGTAAAGGCTCTGATACCGCTTACGCCAAACATCGCAGTAATATGGTCGTCACCTATGACCTATAGTACGTATCCTAGATTAATGTCGATGCAGGTTGATAGAGAAATCGTTGAATTAGTTAATTATTCAGTTATGACCTATAGTACGTATCCTAGATTAATGTCGATGCAGGTTGATAGAGAAATCGTTGAATTAGTTAATTATTCAGTTCAAGTGTATTCAAAAGAATATTTATTTTATAAGTAA
- a CDS encoding undecaprenyl-phosphate glucose phosphotransferase, translating to MENIKVDKKISSEFIYRIADTLIILGILILASLYSKAYNIEGYWAAGFGASLLFGFVGRFTEIYTSWSGRPFLRDEVIRIIVTWLTTFLFLIFVIFTVKTSAEFSRFVLISWLVVTPALLILNRYALRALLASLKRVGINNRTIAIAGITEQGIRFAQSLERQPDSGFQIAGFYDLEDNTCTTKLPDSFACIGNQAAMIEAARNGEWDQIYLAPNATQQSASLGLINKLSESITPIRLIPDNFINTLIHTRYLEIADTPVLCIYDSPLSAQHAFIKRIEDVLVGLLILVLVAPLMLIIATIIKLTSPGPVLFKQTRHGLRGEKFQVLKFRTMTVCENGSDIKQATRNDHRITRIGAFLRKTSLDELPQFLNVLQGNMSIVGPRPHAVAHNEEYRQLIPGYMLRHLMKPGITGLAQVNGWRGETDTLFKMQKRVEYDMEYIHRWSLGLDIKIILVTAFKTLHDKNAY from the coding sequence ATGGAAAACATTAAGGTAGACAAAAAAATCAGCTCAGAGTTCATCTACCGCATTGCGGATACCCTCATTATTTTGGGTATACTGATTCTTGCTTCCTTGTACTCCAAAGCATACAACATCGAAGGCTACTGGGCCGCTGGCTTTGGTGCATCGCTGTTGTTCGGCTTTGTAGGACGCTTCACCGAAATTTACACCTCTTGGAGTGGTAGACCCTTCCTGCGCGATGAAGTCATTCGCATTATTGTGACTTGGTTAACCACCTTTTTGTTCCTGATCTTTGTCATTTTCACCGTAAAAACTTCCGCAGAATTTTCACGTTTCGTGCTGATTAGCTGGTTGGTGGTTACGCCTGCACTGCTGATTCTCAACCGTTATGCCCTACGCGCCTTACTCGCCAGCCTCAAGCGGGTAGGCATTAATAACCGCACCATTGCGATTGCGGGGATCACTGAACAAGGAATTCGCTTTGCGCAATCACTGGAACGTCAGCCCGACTCAGGCTTCCAGATCGCCGGTTTTTATGATTTAGAAGACAACACCTGCACCACAAAATTGCCCGACTCTTTCGCCTGCATTGGCAATCAGGCGGCAATGATCGAAGCAGCACGCAACGGCGAATGGGATCAAATTTATCTCGCACCTAATGCCACCCAACAAAGTGCCTCGTTAGGTCTGATCAATAAACTATCCGAAAGCATTACCCCTATCCGCTTAATTCCCGATAATTTCATCAACACCCTGATACATACCCGCTATCTGGAAATCGCCGATACACCGGTACTGTGTATCTACGACTCCCCTTTATCAGCGCAACACGCTTTCATTAAGCGCATCGAAGACGTGTTGGTAGGGCTATTGATTTTAGTGCTGGTCGCGCCGCTGATGCTGATCATTGCCACCATTATTAAGCTGACTTCACCCGGCCCTGTACTGTTCAAACAAACACGCCACGGCTTACGCGGGGAAAAGTTCCAAGTGCTAAAATTCCGCACCATGACCGTGTGTGAGAATGGCAGTGACATTAAACAAGCCACCCGCAACGACCACCGCATTACCCGCATCGGCGCGTTCTTACGCAAAACTTCACTGGACGAACTGCCACAGTTTTTGAATGTATTGCAGGGCAATATGTCGATTGTCGGGCCGCGCCCCCACGCTGTTGCCCACAATGAGGAGTACCGCCAATTGATTCCGGGGTACATGCTGCGCCACTTGATGAAACCGGGCATTACCGGATTAGCGCAAGTCAACGGCTGGCGCGGCGAAACTGATACGCTGTTCAAGATGCAAAAGCGCGTCGAATATGACATGGAATACATTCATCGTTGGAGCTTAGGACTGGACATTAAAATCATTCTGGTCACTGCATTCAAAACGTTGCATGATAAAAATGCATACTAA
- a CDS encoding CopD family protein: MSIALTFHILAIVIWVGGMFFAYMALRPAAASVLEPQQRLTLWSAVFARFFPWVWLAVISILASGYWMLLGPFGGMANAPIFVHIMNGLGLLMMAIFAYVYFAPYRQLRQAVFGMRWQEGGKALSSIRTLIGLNLSIGLITIAIGAGGKYFL; this comes from the coding sequence ATGTCAATCGCGCTTACTTTTCACATTCTTGCCATCGTCATTTGGGTCGGTGGCATGTTTTTCGCTTACATGGCCTTGCGTCCAGCCGCCGCTTCGGTGCTGGAACCGCAACAACGCCTTACCCTGTGGTCGGCAGTTTTTGCCCGCTTTTTCCCATGGGTATGGTTAGCGGTCATTAGCATTCTCGCTTCTGGTTACTGGATGTTATTAGGCCCGTTTGGTGGCATGGCTAACGCGCCAATATTCGTCCACATTATGAACGGCTTAGGCTTACTAATGATGGCTATTTTCGCCTACGTTTACTTCGCACCGTATCGTCAATTGCGCCAAGCCGTGTTCGGAATGCGCTGGCAGGAAGGCGGCAAAGCCCTCTCCTCTATCCGCACCTTGATTGGCCTCAATCTCAGCATTGGCCTGATTACCATTGCAATTGGTGCTGGTGGTAAATATTTCCTATGA
- a CDS encoding GumC family protein, whose protein sequence is MQQDKHNTSHNRGNHPQRLEAKPQDTLDLREFWKTLVRHKRMILVMSGATLALALLFTLGSKNVYRATATLQIERESTKVMNFDFLELSGDIRDTRDFYQTQFELIRSRALAAQVIKDLKLDDKLSSTSPLTSVKQWLGIASKPTEPSALENAFLENLSVEPVKTSRLVLVHYDSSNPEQAAQIANAVVATFQKMNTERRINTTDDAKTYLEASVKESKAKLDESVQRLDTYSKENSIIIVNDKIETTTSLQLNNLAADLQKVEKDLAEKESIYAILSDKTKPMTERVGALQENVAYIQTLLKNLDDLKALNAKAPNANLRKQIRQREDEVEMHINVKRGALPGEIENLKNNKRAFLESEAKAKAAAIQEQEKFIAYGTLRRQVEINQELYQDLFKRLNQVSIAGGIAANNIAIIDDAQVPLKKFKPNLLTNLSFGALLGMLLGISAAFLREFMDDTVKNANELERISQLAILGVVPEVLNNTPSQLAQLTIKEPKSSVAEAFRSLRTAMRFVLRNDNSVVFVTSACAGEGKSTTATNLACAYANAGSRVLLIDADLRNPSLHRTLDVHATTGLADYLQGNIDTSELVQATAFSNLSLIPAGKLPEDPSELLSSPSMKALLATARTEYDHILIDGPPVLGLADALVLASLADTTLIAVRAENTRMAAVTNALKRLRQANASLSGLLLNRVALHRGGSYGYDYSNYYYNDDKQTEAGAAKKGVVTTLRSLKLL, encoded by the coding sequence ATGCAACAAGACAAACACAATACTTCACATAATCGTGGCAATCATCCCCAGCGTCTTGAGGCGAAACCTCAGGACACACTTGATCTGCGTGAGTTCTGGAAAACACTGGTACGACACAAACGCATGATCCTCGTGATGAGTGGTGCAACGTTAGCCTTAGCCCTATTGTTCACTTTGGGGTCTAAGAACGTCTACCGCGCCACAGCCACCCTACAAATCGAACGCGAATCCACCAAGGTCATGAATTTCGACTTCCTCGAACTCAGTGGTGACATTCGCGACACCCGCGATTTTTATCAAACGCAGTTTGAGCTGATCCGCAGCCGTGCCTTGGCTGCTCAAGTCATTAAAGACCTCAAACTGGACGATAAATTATCCAGTACCTCGCCGCTGACATCCGTAAAACAATGGCTGGGCATCGCCAGCAAACCAACAGAACCCAGCGCGTTAGAAAATGCTTTCTTGGAAAACCTGAGTGTTGAGCCAGTAAAAACCTCACGTTTAGTGTTGGTACACTACGATTCATCCAACCCCGAACAGGCTGCACAAATCGCCAATGCGGTTGTTGCCACCTTCCAAAAGATGAACACCGAGCGGCGCATCAATACCACTGATGATGCAAAAACCTACTTGGAAGCCAGTGTCAAAGAATCTAAGGCGAAACTGGACGAATCCGTACAGCGTTTGGATACCTACTCCAAAGAAAACAGCATCATTATCGTCAATGATAAAATTGAAACCACCACTTCGTTGCAACTCAACAATTTGGCGGCAGATTTGCAAAAAGTTGAAAAAGACCTCGCTGAAAAAGAGAGCATCTACGCTATTCTCTCAGACAAAACCAAACCTATGACCGAGCGCGTAGGTGCTTTGCAAGAAAACGTGGCATACATCCAAACCCTGCTTAAAAATTTGGACGATCTTAAAGCACTGAATGCCAAAGCCCCCAATGCCAACCTGCGCAAACAAATTCGCCAACGCGAAGACGAAGTTGAAATGCATATCAACGTCAAGCGCGGTGCATTACCCGGCGAGATCGAAAACCTCAAAAACAATAAAAGAGCTTTTCTTGAAAGTGAAGCTAAAGCCAAAGCCGCAGCCATCCAAGAACAGGAAAAATTCATCGCTTACGGCACATTGCGCCGTCAAGTAGAGATCAATCAGGAACTCTACCAAGACTTATTCAAACGTCTGAACCAAGTCAGCATTGCTGGCGGCATTGCAGCCAACAATATTGCCATTATTGACGATGCCCAAGTGCCGTTGAAAAAGTTCAAGCCCAACTTACTGACTAACCTCTCGTTTGGCGCATTGCTGGGTATGCTATTAGGTATTTCTGCTGCATTCCTGCGTGAGTTCATGGATGACACCGTGAAAAATGCCAACGAACTGGAACGCATTTCTCAACTGGCGATTCTGGGTGTCGTGCCTGAAGTATTGAACAACACGCCGAGCCAGTTAGCGCAACTCACCATCAAAGAACCGAAGTCCAGCGTTGCCGAAGCATTCCGCTCATTACGCACCGCAATGCGCTTTGTACTGCGCAACGATAACAGCGTGGTGTTTGTCACCAGTGCGTGCGCAGGTGAAGGCAAAAGCACCACCGCCACCAACCTTGCTTGCGCTTATGCCAATGCAGGCAGCCGGGTATTGCTGATTGATGCGGATTTGCGTAACCCATCGCTGCATCGCACTCTGGATGTTCACGCCACCACGGGCTTGGCTGATTACCTGCAAGGCAATATTGATACCAGCGAACTGGTACAAGCCACCGCGTTTAGCAATTTGAGCCTGATCCCCGCTGGGAAACTGCCGGAAGATCCTTCCGAGTTGTTATCGTCACCTAGCATGAAAGCGTTGCTGGCTACCGCACGCACCGAGTATGACCACATTCTCATTGATGGCCCGCCGGTGTTAGGCTTGGCAGACGCATTGGTATTAGCTTCACTGGCGGATACTACCTTGATCGCAGTCCGTGCCGAAAACACCCGCATGGCAGCCGTCACCAACGCCTTAAAACGTTTGCGCCAAGCCAATGCCAGCCTGTCAGGGTTGCTGTTGAACCGCGTGGCACTGCATCGTGGTGGTAGCTATGGCTATGATTATTCCAATTACTACTACAATGATGATAAACAAACAGAAGCTGGAGCGGCGAAAAAAGGGGTTGTTACCACCTTGCGCAGCCTCAAATTACTGTAA
- a CDS encoding type II toxin-antitoxin system VapC family toxin, with protein MKYLLDTCVISEVIKREPNKNVISWLQAQNEDDLFLSILTFGEIQKGIQKDPDQSRKKKLKIWVEEDLKKRFENRIIPIDLKVVTNWGSIQGLAELAGRTMPTLDGLIAVSGLTYNCTIATRNTSDMEQSTAELFNPWEYKE; from the coding sequence ATGAAGTACCTGCTAGATACCTGTGTTATCTCTGAGGTAATAAAGAGAGAACCCAACAAAAATGTTATCTCATGGTTACAAGCCCAAAATGAAGATGATTTATTTTTAAGTATATTGACGTTCGGTGAGATACAAAAAGGGATTCAAAAAGATCCCGATCAAAGCAGAAAGAAGAAGTTAAAAATATGGGTTGAAGAAGATTTAAAAAAACGCTTTGAAAATCGAATTATCCCCATTGACTTGAAAGTTGTGACTAACTGGGGTTCTATTCAAGGTTTAGCGGAACTAGCTGGAAGAACAATGCCAACCTTGGATGGGCTTATAGCCGTCTCAGGATTAACTTATAACTGTACTATAGCCACAAGAAACACCTCAGACATGGAACAAAGCACAGCAGAGCTATTCAATCCTTGGGAATACAAGGAATAG